In the genome of Deltaproteobacteria bacterium, one region contains:
- a CDS encoding group II truncated hemoglobin, with protein MESNNTPYDLLGGAEGLRTLVNQFYVNMAECEEAESIRQMHQADTTVVAEKLYEYLSGWLGGPSLYKYKYKTVCITRPHAQYVIGVKQREEWLYCFYKAMDDVGVPAQVREILKQPLYRIADFLRNS; from the coding sequence ATTGAATCCAATAATACGCCCTATGATTTACTGGGCGGTGCCGAGGGTTTAAGAACATTGGTGAATCAGTTTTACGTAAACATGGCTGAATGTGAAGAAGCCGAATCAATTAGACAGATGCATCAAGCTGACACAACGGTGGTGGCCGAGAAATTATACGAGTATCTCTCAGGATGGCTCGGCGGCCCTTCTCTCTACAAGTACAAATACAAAACTGTGTGCATTACCAGGCCCCATGCTCAATATGTAATTGGGGTAAAGCAACGGGAGGAGTGGCTCTATTGCTTTTACAAAGCGATGGATGATGTAGGGGTCCCGGCGCAAGTACGAGAAATTCTTAAACAGCCGCTTTATCGTATCGCAGACTTTTTACGTAACAGCTGA
- a CDS encoding hydrolase, which produces MPVTTSSYKAPWWLSNRHAQTVLGLMVRLPVRIEFTYEYLELPDGDTLELAWAGTKGPITLFLSGVEGNCLTSTYARGILNNVANGGHRVVFAHHRGCGTRPNRLHRSYLAGDTDDIRFVVNEIHRREPGTSLHAIGISIGANKLLKYLGEEGSNTPLKQAFAASVPFEIGTTIEVLNESLGGFYQGAILRWIRSRLYKKMDQLDYKTLFSLTKDQIKRIKTLREFDKLVTLPISGLFDVNRYYRDSSCRPHLKNIEIPTLIVHSLDDTFMAPQSIPNHYELSDTTTLELSESGGHVGFVHGVPWSPRYWLEERIAGFLKLKGAESTAPKRVLNLYLWS; this is translated from the coding sequence ATGCCCGTAACGACAAGCTCATATAAAGCACCCTGGTGGCTTAGCAACCGACATGCTCAAACTGTCCTTGGTTTGATGGTTAGGCTACCCGTACGTATTGAATTCACTTATGAATATTTAGAATTGCCTGATGGAGACACCCTTGAACTGGCATGGGCCGGGACAAAAGGTCCCATCACTCTTTTCTTATCGGGTGTCGAAGGAAACTGCCTTACATCAACCTATGCCAGAGGAATTTTGAACAATGTGGCAAACGGAGGACACCGGGTGGTATTCGCTCATCATAGAGGTTGCGGTACCCGCCCCAACCGTCTCCATCGTAGCTACCTTGCGGGAGACACCGATGATATTCGATTCGTTGTAAACGAGATACATCGCCGAGAACCCGGGACCTCACTTCATGCTATTGGGATTTCAATCGGCGCAAACAAACTCCTCAAATATTTGGGCGAGGAAGGTTCTAATACACCTTTAAAACAGGCGTTTGCAGCCTCGGTCCCATTTGAGATAGGTACCACCATCGAGGTACTCAATGAATCCCTTGGAGGGTTTTACCAAGGAGCGATTCTTCGTTGGATTCGGTCTAGGCTTTACAAGAAGATGGACCAATTGGACTACAAGACCTTATTTTCCTTGACCAAAGACCAGATAAAGCGAATCAAAACTCTTCGCGAATTCGATAAACTTGTTACCTTACCGATAAGCGGATTATTCGATGTTAATCGTTATTATAGGGATTCCAGCTGTCGCCCTCATCTTAAGAATATAGAAATCCCAACGCTTATCGTACACTCGCTTGACGATACCTTCATGGCTCCACAGTCCATTCCCAATCACTACGAGCTATCTGACACGACGACTCTCGAGCTAAGTGAATCGGGCGGTCACGTTGGCTTTGTTCACGGAGTTCCCTGGTCCCCGAGATACTGGCTTGAGGAGCGAATCGCAGGCTTCCTTAAACTAAAAGGCGCGGAATCAACTGCGCCCAAAAGAGTTCTAAACCTCTACCTGTGGTCGTAA